The Microbacterium sp. LWH7-1.2 genome window below encodes:
- a CDS encoding methyltransferase, whose protein sequence is MLPEPDTDLCRDLAADLHGAGFTAEALRDAWGGAADDAIARGLRSPASRALGSRDDALAVLGRLLVLGMPQAVASVDQALSRAGAAGLVRLGLAEVDGGEARPLAVVRPQSYADASGSGQWWIASDLDEAALGGPLPEDHVLGVGGASLTLAGLQLPTRAERALDIGAGCGIQALRARAHVEHVVATDISPRALSFTRLNALLNGIDGIEVRLGSLFEPVAGEQFDRVVSNPPFVITPRVAHVPAYEYRDGGMVGDDVVAAFVTGVGDHLAPGGIAQLLGNWETRDGAPGLERVRGWVESSPVPLDAWVVERESLDPLSYAELWVRDGGTLPGTPGFARLVDAWLDDFAARAVTEVGFGYLLLRRPADGGPTLARYETLHTALAGEGLGTHLAAALEAHDRLSVLDDAGLAASVLLVAPDVTEARHHLPGAEDPTVIELRQGGGFGRALGVDPGLAALVGACDGDLPVGVLVDAIADLLDVDATALRADLLPRVRELTFTGFLRFA, encoded by the coding sequence GTGCTTCCCGAACCGGATACCGACCTCTGCCGTGACCTCGCCGCCGACCTCCACGGCGCGGGATTCACCGCCGAAGCCCTGCGCGACGCGTGGGGCGGCGCGGCCGACGACGCGATCGCGCGGGGCCTCCGGTCGCCGGCGTCGCGCGCCCTCGGCAGCCGCGACGACGCCCTCGCCGTGCTGGGGAGACTTCTGGTGCTCGGGATGCCGCAGGCCGTGGCATCCGTCGATCAGGCGCTCTCGCGAGCCGGCGCAGCGGGACTCGTGCGGCTGGGGCTCGCCGAGGTCGACGGCGGCGAGGCGCGCCCGCTCGCCGTGGTGCGGCCGCAGTCGTACGCAGACGCGTCCGGGTCCGGACAGTGGTGGATCGCCAGCGACCTCGACGAGGCCGCGCTCGGCGGGCCGCTGCCCGAGGATCACGTGCTGGGCGTCGGCGGTGCGTCGCTGACGCTCGCCGGGCTGCAGCTGCCGACCCGCGCCGAGCGCGCCCTCGACATCGGGGCGGGCTGCGGCATCCAGGCGCTCCGCGCCCGCGCGCATGTCGAGCACGTGGTGGCGACCGACATCTCGCCGCGCGCGCTCTCGTTCACGCGCCTGAACGCCCTCCTCAACGGCATCGACGGCATCGAGGTGCGCCTCGGCAGCCTCTTCGAGCCGGTCGCCGGCGAGCAGTTCGACCGGGTCGTGTCGAACCCGCCGTTCGTCATCACACCGCGGGTCGCGCACGTTCCCGCCTACGAGTACCGCGACGGCGGCATGGTCGGCGACGACGTCGTGGCCGCTTTCGTGACGGGCGTCGGCGACCACCTGGCGCCGGGCGGCATCGCGCAGCTGCTGGGCAACTGGGAGACCCGGGACGGCGCGCCCGGGCTCGAGCGCGTGCGCGGGTGGGTCGAGTCGTCGCCGGTGCCGCTCGACGCCTGGGTGGTCGAGCGCGAGAGCCTCGACCCGCTGTCGTACGCCGAGTTGTGGGTGCGAGACGGCGGCACGCTGCCCGGCACGCCCGGCTTCGCACGACTCGTCGACGCCTGGCTCGACGACTTCGCGGCCCGCGCCGTGACCGAGGTGGGCTTCGGGTACCTTCTGCTGCGGCGTCCGGCCGACGGCGGCCCCACGCTCGCCCGGTACGAGACGCTCCACACGGCGCTCGCGGGCGAGGGCCTCGGCACGCACCTCGCCGCCGCCCTCGAGGCCCACGACCGCCTGAGCGTGCTCGACGACGCGGGGCTCGCAGCATCCGTTCTCCTCGTCGCCCCCGATGTCACCGAGGCGCGCCACCACCTGCCCGGCGCCGAGGATCCGACGGTCATCGAACTGCGCCAGGGCGGCGGCTTCGGCCGGGCGCTGGGCGTGGATCCGGGCCTGGCCGCGCTGGTCGGGGCGTGCGACGGCGACCTCCCGGTGGGCGTGCTGGTCGACGCGATCGCCGATCTGCTCGACGTCGACGCGACCGCGCTGCGCGCGGACCTGCTGCCCCGCGTGCGCGAGCTGACGTTCACCGGGTTCCTGCGATTCGCGTGA
- a CDS encoding CCA tRNA nucleotidyltransferase: MLNMAEGIARLGALAESPVVAALARAFADAGYDLAIVGGPVRDALLGRPTNDLDFTTNARPDDILRIVKPISSAQWDIGRAFGTIGARVHGEQVEITTYRADSYDGVTRKPTVEFGDTIEGDLVRRDFTVNAMALRVPGRTLVDPTGGVEDLVHGVLRTPTDPSVSFGDDPLRMLRAARFASQLGFAVHPDTEAAIQELRRTLEIVSPERIQAELVKLLATDDPVRGIRLLVETGLMAEFLPEIPALQLEVDEHHHHKDVYEHSLTVLRQAIELEKTRNPDAAPDVALRLASLLHDIGKPATRRLEPGGGVTFYHHDLKGARMARKRLQELRFDSATIATVSRLIELHLRFFGYSEGAWTDSAVRRYVRDADAELERLHILTRADVTTRNVKKAARLARAYDDIERRIAELAAQEQLDAMRPELDGNRIQEVLGLKPGREVGEAYRFLLDLRLDEGIVGEEEAERRLRDWWSARA; the protein is encoded by the coding sequence ATGCTCAACATGGCCGAGGGCATCGCGCGCCTCGGCGCGCTCGCCGAGTCCCCCGTCGTCGCCGCGCTGGCACGCGCGTTCGCCGACGCCGGCTACGACCTCGCGATCGTGGGCGGTCCCGTCCGCGACGCCCTGCTCGGCCGGCCGACCAACGACCTCGACTTCACGACGAACGCGCGCCCCGACGACATCCTGCGGATCGTGAAGCCCATCTCGTCCGCGCAGTGGGACATCGGCCGCGCATTCGGCACGATCGGTGCGCGCGTCCACGGCGAGCAGGTCGAGATCACCACGTACCGCGCCGACAGTTACGACGGCGTCACACGAAAGCCCACCGTCGAGTTCGGCGACACCATCGAGGGCGACCTCGTGCGCCGCGACTTCACCGTGAACGCGATGGCGCTGCGCGTTCCCGGCCGGACGCTGGTCGACCCGACCGGGGGCGTCGAGGATCTCGTCCACGGCGTGCTGCGCACCCCCACCGACCCCTCCGTGAGCTTCGGCGATGACCCGCTCCGGATGCTGCGGGCCGCCCGGTTCGCGTCGCAGCTCGGCTTCGCCGTCCACCCCGACACCGAGGCCGCGATCCAGGAGCTGCGCCGCACGCTCGAGATCGTGAGCCCCGAGCGCATCCAGGCCGAGCTCGTGAAGCTGCTCGCGACGGACGACCCGGTGCGCGGCATCCGTCTGCTCGTCGAGACGGGACTCATGGCCGAGTTCCTGCCCGAGATCCCCGCGCTCCAGCTCGAGGTCGACGAGCACCACCACCACAAGGACGTCTACGAGCACTCCCTCACGGTGCTGCGGCAGGCCATCGAGCTGGAGAAGACCCGGAACCCGGATGCCGCACCCGACGTCGCGCTCCGGCTCGCATCACTGCTGCACGACATCGGCAAGCCCGCGACCCGCCGGCTCGAGCCGGGCGGGGGCGTGACCTTCTACCACCACGACCTCAAGGGCGCGCGGATGGCCCGCAAGCGCCTGCAGGAGCTGCGCTTCGACTCCGCGACGATCGCGACGGTGAGCCGGCTCATCGAGCTGCACCTGCGCTTCTTCGGGTACTCCGAGGGCGCATGGACCGACTCGGCGGTGCGCCGCTACGTGCGCGATGCCGATGCCGAGCTCGAGCGCCTCCACATCCTGACGCGCGCCGACGTGACGACACGCAACGTCAAGAAGGCCGCGCGTCTCGCCCGCGCCTACGACGACATCGAGCGCCGCATCGCCGAGCTCGCCGCGCAGGAGCAGCTGGACGCGATGCGCCCCGAGCTCGACGGCAACCGCATCCAAGAGGTGCTGGGCCTGAAGCCCGGCCGCGAGGTGGGCGAGGCGTACCGGTTCCTCCTCGACCTTCGCCTCGACGAGGGCATCGTCGGCGAAGAGGAGGCCGAGCGCCGCCTGCGCGACTGGTGGTCCGCGCGCGCCTGA
- a CDS encoding helix-turn-helix domain-containing protein, whose protein sequence is MSNGTVFVEEGLSEEAADLLGRVPDLGSVGFTVTAEDGVVTPIPAELTSLLTHVLKGLARGRVSVATLPDELTTTVAAELVGVSRPTLMKLVRTGELASHRVGTHTRLRTADVLALRRSRARARREALDALRELDDEFGEERGAELGAV, encoded by the coding sequence TTGTCGAACGGGACAGTCTTCGTCGAAGAGGGTCTGAGCGAGGAGGCCGCCGACCTCCTCGGCCGGGTCCCCGATCTGGGCTCCGTCGGGTTCACCGTCACCGCGGAGGACGGGGTCGTGACTCCGATCCCGGCGGAGCTGACCTCACTCCTCACCCATGTCCTCAAGGGTCTCGCCCGCGGGCGCGTGTCGGTCGCCACTCTGCCTGACGAGCTGACCACCACCGTGGCGGCGGAGCTCGTCGGGGTGTCCCGGCCCACCCTGATGAAGCTGGTGCGGACGGGTGAGCTGGCCTCCCACCGGGTGGGAACGCACACGCGACTGCGCACCGCCGACGTCCTCGCACTGCGGCGGAGCCGGGCCCGGGCGCGCCGCGAGGCCCTCGACGCCCTGCGCGAGCTCGACGACGAGTTCGGGGAGGAACGGGGAGCGGAACTCGGAGCCGTTTGA